A region from the Flavobacteriales bacterium genome encodes:
- a CDS encoding gliding motility-associated C-terminal domain-containing protein, producing the protein MQRTLRSTLILAAWVVAAMMMECAAQERVRDQASYDAWKAATYGVPLTAAPATAPTRATPPAVAKGGGGVCDCWIQPDASYTTIDNNTQWNANGWNNADDGSYGPIALPFSFDMYGQLWNTVYININGNVSFGNYLGTFTASGFPYAGTTLAAPFWADVDLRGPGAGLNIVQYKVTPTAMYVNWTNVGYFSQQTNLLNTFQIIITDGTDPAVNGANVSFCYKDMQWTTGAASGGTNGFGGSAANVGANHGNGVDYMQFTRVDQAGAAYDGPFGLNDGIDFLDNQYFKFSTDITSANVPPIITGQSACDSIIVCVGIPVQLDVTFLSPEPNQITTANSYATTLSNYTIVSNTSGVSAAISTMFTPTMADVGNHVIVFEGTDNGLPVLTSTLSMNVLVMPPAVPIAPASYTTCDQSPGIDLFTLFAPGTPAGGTWIDPNGNAHSGILDPATDVSGAYVYDVGGAACTSVGTVTVTIQTLPDAGTPGSGTYCADNATVDLFTLLGGTPDAGGAWTDPNNLAHTGTLDPSTDPSGTYTYTITGINPCPSASSTVSITIHQPVDPGTDNTFALCRADPAVDLFTVLGGTPDAGGAWTDPANAAFTNPIDPALAAPGSYTYTMTGTAPCPTLSAVITVTADPVPYAGEDAVFDICKDGSNTVLFNLLTGGPDGGGAWHAPSMAAHSGTLLPATDASGLYRYVAYGVGACNALSDTSIVDVLINPLPDVQFAAVPVAGCAPLDVEFTNNTDPLLSDNCSWDFGDGGTGTSTTSEFNTYTNPGLYTVSLTVTTDSGCVSNLTLVDMIVVEQPPSAEFTAYPNPATISQSVVALQNDDPQAVVWAWTITEQGTNELLGTSDERDLAFEFPNDLGGLYDVCLAVQDIYGCVDTVCRVVEIRNPLLVFVPNTFTPDGDGVNDLFFPSILGSDPEQYSLMVFDRWGSIVFQSTDLQQAWDGKHRNGGEVLQQGLYTWLLKTAPEREGGKKEYRGHVTLIK; encoded by the coding sequence ATGCAACGGACGCTACGGAGCACCTTGATACTTGCCGCGTGGGTAGTGGCAGCCATGATGATGGAGTGCGCCGCGCAGGAGCGCGTGCGCGACCAAGCCAGCTATGACGCTTGGAAGGCGGCGACCTACGGCGTGCCATTGACCGCTGCTCCCGCAACCGCCCCGACGCGTGCCACGCCACCCGCCGTTGCAAAAGGCGGTGGCGGCGTTTGCGACTGCTGGATTCAACCCGATGCCAGCTACACCACCATCGACAACAACACCCAGTGGAACGCGAATGGTTGGAACAATGCAGATGATGGCAGTTATGGGCCCATCGCATTGCCGTTCAGCTTCGACATGTACGGGCAGTTGTGGAACACGGTGTACATCAACATCAACGGCAACGTTTCCTTCGGAAATTACCTCGGCACGTTCACGGCATCGGGATTCCCATACGCGGGAACAACGTTGGCTGCACCGTTCTGGGCCGATGTTGATCTGCGCGGCCCTGGTGCCGGCCTCAACATCGTGCAGTACAAGGTGACGCCCACCGCGATGTACGTGAACTGGACGAACGTGGGATACTTCAGCCAGCAAACGAACCTGCTGAACACGTTCCAGATAATCATCACCGATGGCACTGATCCCGCGGTGAACGGTGCCAATGTCTCGTTCTGCTACAAGGACATGCAATGGACCACCGGTGCTGCGAGCGGTGGCACGAACGGCTTCGGTGGCAGTGCGGCCAACGTAGGCGCCAACCATGGCAACGGCGTGGATTACATGCAGTTCACCCGTGTGGACCAGGCCGGTGCTGCTTACGATGGCCCCTTTGGCTTGAACGACGGCATCGACTTCCTGGACAACCAGTACTTCAAGTTCAGCACGGATATCACCTCCGCGAACGTTCCGCCGATCATCACAGGACAAAGCGCGTGCGACAGCATCATCGTCTGTGTGGGCATCCCCGTGCAATTGGACGTCACCTTCCTCAGTCCGGAACCGAACCAGATCACTACCGCGAATTCGTACGCGACAACGTTGAGCAACTACACCATCGTGAGCAACACGTCGGGTGTTTCAGCGGCCATTTCCACCATGTTCACGCCCACGATGGCGGACGTGGGGAACCATGTCATCGTTTTCGAGGGCACGGACAATGGACTGCCAGTGCTGACCAGTACGCTCAGCATGAACGTTCTGGTGATGCCGCCCGCAGTGCCGATCGCGCCGGCTTCCTACACCACGTGCGATCAATCACCGGGCATCGACCTCTTTACCCTTTTCGCGCCGGGCACTCCGGCTGGGGGCACATGGATCGATCCGAACGGCAATGCCCACTCCGGGATACTGGACCCTGCGACGGACGTCAGTGGTGCCTATGTGTATGATGTCGGTGGCGCGGCTTGCACATCCGTTGGAACCGTTACGGTGACCATCCAGACGTTGCCGGATGCGGGCACCCCCGGTAGTGGCACCTACTGTGCGGACAACGCCACTGTAGACCTTTTCACCTTGTTGGGCGGCACTCCGGATGCAGGCGGCGCATGGACCGACCCGAACAACCTGGCGCACACCGGCACGCTCGACCCCTCAACGGATCCTTCCGGCACTTACACGTACACGATCACCGGCATCAACCCTTGCCCCAGTGCAAGCAGCACCGTCTCCATCACGATCCACCAGCCTGTTGATCCCGGCACGGACAACACCTTTGCGCTCTGTCGGGCCGATCCAGCGGTCGATCTCTTCACGGTGCTCGGTGGTACGCCCGATGCCGGCGGCGCCTGGACCGACCCCGCTAACGCAGCCTTCACCAACCCGATCGATCCCGCGCTCGCCGCACCGGGTTCGTACACCTACACCATGACGGGTACTGCTCCGTGCCCGACGTTGTCGGCGGTCATCACCGTCACTGCCGATCCTGTTCCCTATGCAGGCGAAGATGCCGTGTTCGACATCTGCAAGGACGGCTCGAACACAGTGCTCTTCAACCTGCTCACCGGCGGACCGGACGGCGGCGGCGCATGGCATGCCCCGTCCATGGCGGCGCACAGCGGCACGTTGCTGCCTGCAACGGACGCATCAGGTCTGTATCGCTACGTGGCCTACGGTGTTGGAGCGTGCAATGCGCTCAGCGATACGAGCATCGTTGATGTGCTCATCAACCCCCTGCCCGATGTGCAGTTCGCTGCTGTGCCCGTGGCCGGCTGCGCACCGCTCGATGTGGAGTTCACCAACAACACCGACCCGCTGCTCAGCGACAACTGTTCATGGGACTTCGGCGACGGCGGCACGGGAACCAGCACCACAAGTGAGTTCAACACGTACACCAATCCGGGGCTCTACACCGTGAGCCTGACGGTGACCACCGACAGTGGCTGCGTGAGCAACCTCACCTTGGTGGACATGATCGTGGTGGAGCAGCCACCCTCAGCCGAATTCACCGCTTACCCGAACCCGGCCACCATCTCACAGAGCGTAGTGGCTCTTCAGAACGATGATCCACAAGCCGTCGTTTGGGCATGGACCATCACCGAGCAAGGCACAAACGAACTGCTCGGCACCAGCGATGAACGTGACCTGGCCTTCGAATTCCCGAACGACCTTGGTGGTCTCTACGATGTGTGCCTCGCCGTGCAGGACATCTATGGTTGCGTGGATACCGTGTGCCGCGTGGTGGAGATCCGCAATCCGCTCCTGGTTTTCGTGCCGAACACCTTCACACCCGACGGCGATGGCGTGAACGACCTCTTCTTCCCCAGTATCCTGGGCAGCGATCCCGAGCAGTACTCCCTGATGGTCTTCGACCGCTGGGGCAGCATCGTCTTCCAGAGCACCGACCTGCAACAGGCGTGGGACGGCAAGCACCGCAACGGTGGGGAGGTCCTGCAACAAGGTTTGTACACTTGGCTGCTGAAGACCGCGCCGGAACGCGAAGGCGGAAAGAAGGAGTACCGTGGCCACGTGACGTTGATCAAGTGA
- the metF gene encoding methylenetetrahydrofolate reductase [NAD(P)H]: MKVIDHLRGAKGTLLSFEILPPLKGRDITSIYEGIDPLLEFKPSFINVTYHREEVLYKERGHGLLQKIRLRKRPGTVGICAMIKAKYNIDSVPHLICGGFSKEDTEDALIELNFLGIDNVLALRGDAVKNEPNFIPERDGHAHAVDLIHQITALNKGKYLYEEEEEAAPTDLCIGAACYPEKHPEALNRSTDMAYLKQKVEAGAEYLVTQMFFDNRKYFAFVEECRANGITVPILPGLKPITTRKQTKFLPKTFHIDLPVEYTDALERCKNDEEVKAIGIEWGIQQARELKKAGVPGLHFYTMGRSEAVRAIVKEVF; encoded by the coding sequence ATGAAAGTCATTGACCACCTGCGCGGCGCCAAAGGCACCCTGCTCAGCTTCGAGATCCTCCCCCCGCTCAAGGGCCGCGACATAACCAGCATCTACGAAGGTATCGACCCATTGCTGGAGTTCAAGCCGAGCTTCATCAACGTCACCTACCACCGCGAGGAGGTGCTCTACAAGGAGCGCGGCCACGGTCTGCTGCAGAAGATCCGCCTGCGCAAGCGCCCCGGCACCGTGGGCATCTGCGCCATGATCAAGGCCAAGTACAATATCGACAGCGTGCCGCACCTCATCTGCGGCGGCTTCAGCAAGGAAGACACGGAAGACGCGCTCATCGAGCTCAACTTCCTGGGCATCGACAATGTGCTGGCCCTGCGCGGCGATGCCGTGAAGAACGAGCCGAACTTCATCCCCGAGCGCGATGGTCATGCGCACGCCGTTGACCTCATCCACCAGATCACGGCGCTCAACAAAGGCAAGTACCTCTATGAAGAGGAGGAAGAAGCCGCGCCCACGGACCTGTGCATCGGGGCAGCATGCTACCCCGAGAAGCATCCCGAAGCGTTGAACCGCAGCACCGACATGGCCTACCTGAAGCAGAAGGTGGAGGCCGGTGCCGAGTACCTGGTGACGCAGATGTTCTTCGACAACCGCAAGTACTTCGCCTTTGTGGAAGAGTGCCGCGCCAACGGCATCACCGTCCCCATCCTGCCCGGCCTCAAGCCCATCACCACGCGCAAGCAGACCAAGTTCCTGCCCAAGACCTTCCACATCGACCTGCCCGTGGAATACACCGACGCGCTCGAACGCTGCAAGAACGACGAAGAGGTGAAGGCCATCGGCATCGAGTGGGGCATCCAACAGGCCCGCGAGCTGAAGAAGGCTGGTGTGCCCGGCCTGCACTTCTACACCATGGGCCGCAGCGAGGCGGTGAGGGCCATTGTGAAGGAGGTGTTCTGA
- a CDS encoding gliding motility-associated C-terminal domain-containing protein has product MKKLIRRVVAMALLANTVPGIAQTVELSVGEYDLRKRNGTLPANARPMMKEPVQQAAVQAAGTAKGGGNLACDCWIQPDAAYTLAMTPNDDGSSAAITIPFQFDLYGQLFSTLFINNNGNISFDAPWATFTATGFPTASFTMVAPYWADIDTRGDDGMGLNGGTVKYKVTPTALYVNWDDCGYFSMYTDKKVFIQLIITDGTDPILGPGNNVSFCYKEIDWTTGDASGGTNGFGGSPAVVGANLGNGVDYIQFGTFDQPGSAYDGPFGANDGCDWLDFKHFVFSTSTTGSNIAPIASSAFLCDTITVCTGSYTEIQLDFIAPETGQTVTATSSCISLPSYAEVSNTSGITATVVSGFTPTVADIGFHNIDYAGTDNGNPPLTTNVSIVVEVVQSPGAPPAITGDSTICSGEVSTLDAGPGFTDYLWSNGATGQTIQAGAGVYTVTGIVGSCPLTSQPFTIVASPAPQPVITGVLFNCAGEPTTLSTTQPYTNYTWSNGSTDPTITVGTGTYSVAVTDASGCTGTSAAVTVLSAPAPTAGFVPDPQGPVPPGTSVLFDDTSLGNGGNITSWAWDFGNGGNSSVQNPTNTYNLPGNYTVTLTVTTADGCTDTYELIYTVLPVEIEVPNVFSPNGDGQNDYLEFSGLQFYNGANLTVYSRWGNVVYENSSYRNTWNAKDVSEGTYFFVLRLADGREYSGHVTLLR; this is encoded by the coding sequence ATGAAGAAGTTGATACGCCGCGTAGTGGCGATGGCCTTGTTGGCGAACACGGTTCCTGGGATCGCCCAAACCGTTGAATTATCCGTCGGAGAGTACGATCTGCGCAAACGCAACGGAACGCTGCCCGCGAACGCGCGCCCGATGATGAAGGAGCCGGTTCAGCAAGCGGCCGTGCAGGCCGCAGGCACTGCGAAAGGCGGAGGGAACTTGGCTTGCGATTGCTGGATACAGCCCGATGCGGCATACACACTGGCCATGACCCCCAACGACGACGGGTCGAGCGCTGCGATCACCATCCCTTTCCAGTTCGACCTGTACGGCCAGCTTTTCAGCACCCTCTTCATCAACAACAACGGCAACATCTCCTTCGATGCGCCTTGGGCGACGTTCACCGCTACCGGGTTCCCCACGGCCAGCTTCACCATGGTGGCGCCTTACTGGGCCGACATTGATACGCGTGGCGACGACGGCATGGGCCTCAACGGCGGAACGGTGAAGTACAAGGTGACACCGACCGCTCTCTACGTGAACTGGGACGACTGTGGGTACTTCAGCATGTACACCGATAAGAAAGTATTCATCCAGTTGATCATCACCGACGGCACGGATCCGATCCTCGGCCCCGGCAACAACGTGAGCTTCTGCTATAAGGAGATCGATTGGACCACTGGTGACGCCAGCGGCGGCACCAACGGTTTCGGTGGCTCACCTGCGGTGGTAGGCGCCAACCTCGGCAATGGAGTTGATTACATCCAGTTCGGTACGTTCGATCAACCGGGTTCCGCCTACGATGGTCCCTTCGGGGCGAACGACGGCTGCGATTGGCTCGACTTCAAGCATTTCGTGTTCAGTACCAGCACCACCGGCAGCAACATCGCACCCATCGCGAGCAGCGCTTTCCTGTGCGACACCATCACCGTGTGCACAGGCTCCTACACGGAGATCCAGCTCGACTTCATCGCTCCTGAGACCGGTCAGACGGTCACCGCTACAAGCAGCTGCATCTCACTGCCGAGCTACGCTGAAGTGAGCAACACCAGCGGCATTACGGCTACCGTCGTCAGTGGCTTCACGCCAACGGTGGCCGACATCGGCTTCCACAACATCGATTATGCCGGCACCGACAACGGCAACCCTCCCCTCACCACCAACGTGAGCATCGTGGTGGAAGTGGTGCAAAGCCCCGGTGCCCCGCCCGCCATCACGGGCGATAGCACCATTTGCTCCGGCGAGGTTTCCACATTGGATGCGGGGCCGGGCTTCACCGACTATCTGTGGAGCAACGGAGCCACAGGCCAGACCATCCAAGCTGGTGCGGGTGTTTATACCGTTACCGGGATCGTCGGCAGTTGCCCGCTCACCAGCCAGCCCTTTACCATCGTTGCTTCGCCCGCGCCGCAGCCGGTCATCACGGGGGTGCTGTTCAATTGCGCTGGCGAGCCTACCACGCTGAGCACCACGCAGCCCTACACCAACTACACCTGGAGCAACGGCAGCACCGACCCCACAATCACCGTGGGCACGGGTACCTATTCCGTTGCGGTGACGGACGCCAGCGGCTGCACGGGTACTAGCGCGGCAGTCACCGTGTTGAGCGCTCCTGCACCGACGGCTGGGTTCGTCCCGGACCCGCAAGGCCCCGTGCCACCGGGAACATCCGTGCTCTTCGACGACACGAGCCTCGGCAATGGCGGCAACATCACGTCGTGGGCTTGGGACTTCGGCAACGGAGGGAACAGCAGTGTGCAGAACCCGACCAACACGTACAACCTGCCCGGGAACTATACCGTGACGCTGACCGTGACCACGGCTGATGGTTGCACGGACACCTACGAACTGATCTACACCGTGCTGCCCGTTGAGATCGAAGTACCCAACGTCTTCAGTCCGAACGGCGACGGACAGAACGACTACTTGGAGTTCAGCGGGCTCCAGTTCTACAACGGGGCGAACCTCACCGTGTACAGCCGTTGGGGCAACGTAGTGTACGAGAACTCCAGCTACCGCAACACGTGGAACGCCAAGGATGTCAGCGAAGGCACCTACTTCTTCGTGCTTCGCCTGGCCGATGGCCGCGAGTACAGCGGGCATGTGACGCTGCTCCGCTGA